TCCGCGGTGCGGACGGCTGGTCGGTCGTGGTTTCATTCGTCTGGGAGGGGAGCGGCGTGATCGGGTCCATCGCCGAGGGGCCGAGCTGCGCCAGCGTGCGGGGCCGCGAGCGGGGCGTCACCGGCGCCGCGCTGAGCGTGGGCGCGGCGGCCTGCCGTGGCGTCGGCCGCGCCGCCGAGTTGAGCGGGCCCTGCAGCGGCGGCAGCGGCCGCGACGGAGCGCGGGGAGTCACCACCGGCGAGGAGGGCGCCAAGAGTGGCGCGGCCGATCGCGCCAGCTGCGGGGTGGGGCGGGCGCTCGGTTCCGGCTCGTCGGCCGGCGCCGGCGTGATCAATGATCCGACGTCAAACTCAGCCGCCTGCGGGGCGATGCTGGCCGCCGACGCGACGTTGCGGCTCCGCCGCCCAGACTCGATGGCCGCCTGGGCGAGCGTCGACTGCGGACGCTCGAACCGCGCCGCGTCCGGCGCCGGCGGTGCGGCGCGGGGCGCATCGGTCGGCTGCAGCATGGTCTCCGCCACCTTGGGCGCCTGCCGCTCGAGTTCGCGGATCTCTGCCTGGCTCTGGGGGGCGCTGGTCGCGACCGGGCGCTCGAAGTCGGGGACCTCGTTGAGCTGCTCGCGGTCGATGATGACCATCTCTGGGGGCTGCTCCTGCTCCGGCTGCTCGAACGGCGGCGCGTCGGCCTCGACCAACAGCTGCGGCATCCGCAGCGCGCCGAACGCCAGCCCCGCAATCAGCGCCGTGTGCGCCAGCAGGCTGGCCACCACGCCCAGCTGCAGCCGCTTTGCCGAGGGCCCCGGTGCGGCGAGGAAGGCCGCCGCCAGCAGCACCGAGGTCAGCCCCAGCGTGGCCAGCCGGTAGTAGCCGTTTGCCCACGGGTCGGGGTCGTCGAACCCGCCGAGGGCGACGATCCCGCCGGCCGCCGCGCCGGTCCACAGCGCAAGCGCCGCGTTGACGGTGGCCGCCCGCTCGTCGAAGGCTGGTCGGTGGATGGCGGGGTCGAGGGACAACGGGCGGGCAGTTGGCGGTTAGCTTGTGGCTGTTAGCTCGCGGGACGCGGGTCCTTGCTGACGCAACACCGATGGGAGGTTGCCGATGGCTGCCTCACTCACTCGGTCGCGATGCGGTAGTTGCCGATGTTTGCCTGGTTGCAGGCGTCGAGCACGGTGACCAGCGCGCCGGAGCTGGACTGCGCGTCAGCCCGGATCACCACGGTCTGCTTGCCCGGGTTCGCCTGGTACATCGCCTTGAGCCGCGTCCGCAGCATCGCGGCGGTCAGTTCTTGCCCCTGAATGAAGTACTGCCCGGCCGGCGTGACGGTCACAAACACCTCCTGCCCGGGCAGGACGGTCGGCGCGGCCTCGGCGGCCTGCGGGAGCGTGACGTCCATCTGCCGCTCCTCCTGCTCGAACCGGCTGGCCACCAGAAAGAAGATCAACAGCAGGAACACCACGTCGATCAGCGGGGTCATGCTCAGCGCGCCGGCCGAGGCCCCCTTGTTGATTTTGACTGCCATCGGCGGCTACACCCTCCCGCCCGCTTCGGCGGAGCGCTGCAGGTGGTGGGGCGGGCCGGCAGGCGGTTCGGGCGGGACCGCCGGGGCGGGCTCGCGGTAGCCCGACCGGTTGTTCTGGAAGTTCATCTCGAGCTGCCGCAGGTCGATCCGCCCGCGGCCCTCCAGCGCTTCGATGCGCGGCAGGAGCACGGTCATTAGGCTCTCGACGCGGCGGAGCGAGCGGAGGATGCGCCCCTCGAAGTAGTGCGCCAGCACCGCGGCGGGGATCGCCACCGCCAGTCCGGCGAACGTGGTCATCAGCGCGACGTAGATGCCCTCGGCCAAGGCGGTCGCCTTGTCGGTCCCCTCCGCGGCGTTGGCGGTGACGAAGAACGACTCGATCATGCCCCACACCGTGCCCAGCAGTCCCATCAGCGGGGTGACCGCGGCGGCCAGGTTGAGCGTGCGGACGTTGCCGTACATGCGGTCGGCCTCGTTCTGCAGCGCGTCGGCGGCGGCGGCTTCGACCTCGGCGTGGGGGCGGCCCACCTTGGACAGCGCCGCGATCACCACCCGCGACAGTGCGCTGCGGCTGCGGCGGCAGGCGTTGTAGACCCGCTGCGGGTCGAGGTCGCCGTCGTCGGCAAAGCGGCGGAGCGTGGCGACCAGCTTCCGCGGGCGGATCCGCCCGCGGCGCAACCCAAGCATCCGCTCCAGCGCGACCGCCAGCACCACTACCGACATCAGCACGATGGGCGCCATCAGCCAGCCGCCCTTGAGGAACAGCTCAAGCACCGGCGTGGCCATGTCGTCTACCGGCGCGGGCGCCGGGGGCGGCTCGAGCGCCGCTTCGGCCAGCGCGTCCGGGTCAACTCCCGCCTGCCCCGGCGGGGGCCCCAGCGGTGGGAAGGTGAACTCGCCCGGGTTGGCGGGCGGCGCCTGCGCGGCGAGCGGGCCGGCGGCGAGCGTCAGCAGAGCCAGAGTCATCGCCAGGTGGCGGGCAAGGGGCATCACGGTTATCTCACTTCGTTCGCCTGGCTGAATCCAACGCTCCATCATCTAACGCGTCACCCCCTGCTGCAACCTAGCGCGGGCGTGCCGCGCCTTGGCGGAGTCGGGGAAACGTTCCAACAGTTCCACATAGAGCTTCTGAGCCGGCTCTTTCCGTCCGAGAGCCTCGAGGCAGCGTCCGGCCTCGAAAAGCGACTCCGCCTGCCACGGGTGGTACTCCTCCGGCGCGTCGCGGCCGCCGTAGCCGTAGGCGACGCGGAAGAACGTGCGGACCGCCGCCTGGTGCTCCTTGTTGGCGAACTGCATCTCGCCCAGCATGAACTGCGACCGCGCAGAAAGCACTCCGTCCTTCGACTGGATCAGCGATTCGAACAGCGGCCGCGCTTCTTGGGTCCGATTCAGGTTCACCAGCGCCCACGCCCGCTCGTAGCGGATCTGGTCCGACTGCGACCCCGCCTGGTCTGCCTGACCGGCACGGTCGAGCCAGGCGAGCGAGTCCTCCCAGCGACCAAGTTGTGCTGCCGCCTGCCCCGCGTGCAGCCACGCGGTCGCGGCGAGCTGGTTGTCCGATGGGGCCGGGTCGATGGCCCGGGCGTAGGCGTCGATCGCAGGTTGGTGCTGCTGCTGGGCGAAGTGCGACTCGCCGAGCATCGCCGCTCCCGTCGCGGCAACCGCGCCCGCCGGCTCATCGTTTAGCTGAGCCGCGAATGCCTGGGCGGCGGCAGCGTAGTCGCCGCTGTCGAAACGGACCCAGCCGAGCAAGTGGTTCGCCTGCGCCCGGAGCGCAGGCTGC
This genomic interval from Posidoniimonas corsicana contains the following:
- a CDS encoding ExbD/TolR family protein, with amino-acid sequence MAVKINKGASAGALSMTPLIDVVFLLLIFFLVASRFEQEERQMDVTLPQAAEAAPTVLPGQEVFVTVTPAGQYFIQGQELTAAMLRTRLKAMYQANPGKQTVVIRADAQSSSGALVTVLDACNQANIGNYRIATE
- a CDS encoding MotA/TolQ/ExbB proton channel family protein, which produces MPLARHLAMTLALLTLAAGPLAAQAPPANPGEFTFPPLGPPPGQAGVDPDALAEAALEPPPAPAPVDDMATPVLELFLKGGWLMAPIVLMSVVVLAVALERMLGLRRGRIRPRKLVATLRRFADDGDLDPQRVYNACRRSRSALSRVVIAALSKVGRPHAEVEAAAADALQNEADRMYGNVRTLNLAAAVTPLMGLLGTVWGMIESFFVTANAAEGTDKATALAEGIYVALMTTFAGLAVAIPAAVLAHYFEGRILRSLRRVESLMTVLLPRIEALEGRGRIDLRQLEMNFQNNRSGYREPAPAVPPEPPAGPPHHLQRSAEAGGRV